Below is a window of Myxococcales bacterium DNA.
GAGACGGTGCTCTTGCCTCTCCGGGAGCGTGTCGTCGCCGAGACGCAGCTCCAGTACAACGCGATGAACGCGGGCGTTTTCCAGCTCATCGCCGCGAAGCGGGACCAGGTCGAGACCGGCAGAGCCTACGTCGAAGCCCTGCGCGACTACTGGCTCACGCGCGCGGAGCACGAGCAGCTCTCTCTCCACGCCAGTGCAAGCCGGAATGACGAGAAGCGCGAGGCCCGTTGCCGTCCGAGTTCAGTGTTGGCCGGACATCTTGGTGCCGTCAGGCATGGTGTGCTCCCCGCGCCCGGCGTCAGCGCCCTCGGGTGCGGGCTCGCTGGTCGGTCCCGGCGCCGCAGGCAGGGGCTCGAGCCTCGGGCTGCGATTGCCCCCCGCAGGCGCTCGCGCTCGCGACCATGGCTGCTGCAACGAAAAGGGACCGGAGCTTCAGTTCATTGAACATCCAGGCGACCTCCAGAAGTATCGGCTCATTCAGCTTCGCCGAGCAAAGTGCACGAACCATGCCGTTGTGGCCGCCAACGAGACGCCGAGCGCTGAGCTGCGAGTAGCGCCAGTAGGTGTACGCGACCGGGATCAGCTCGAGCGTCAGGAACGCGCTCGTGGCCAACGCCGCCGACCACGGGCGCGGCGATGTGCTTCATCACGTCGGCGACGCTGCCGTGGCCCAAAGCAGCGGAACGAGGCCGATCATCCAGGGCTGGCAAATGCCCCGAGCGCGCAGAAACGTGTTCGCTGCTGCAAACCCTGCACCCGGACGCTGTGACAGCGCGATCACGTCCGGCGCCAAGCTCACGTTCTTCAACAGAGTCAGCCGCTTGGCATGCCACATGCCGACAGATCTTTACGATGCATCGAGCGATGCTCCTCGCCGTCGGCTTCCTCTGGCGCTCTTCCTTTGCGCTGAGCGGGCCTTCGCCGCGCCGTCGCCGATGGACGTGTTCGTGGCGGAGGTCGTGCGTAACAACCCATCGCTCAGCGCGCGAGCCTTGACCCGAGCGGCCGTCGTCCGAGAGGCGTCTGCAGCCGGACTCTGGCCTGACCCGATCGGGGCCGTGATGCTCGACAACGTTCCCGAGCGCGAGGGCGGAGGAATGCCGATGATCCGCTATCAAGTCAGCCAGATGGTGCCCTGGCCGGGCAAGCTCGGTCTGATGCGCGACGCGGTCACCCGGCGTGCGGACCGGGCGCAAGCGGACACCGAAGCGCGGCGCCTCGAGCTCGTCCTCGATGCGAGCCGCGCCTATCTGATGCTGGCGCTGAACGCCCGGCGGCGAGGGGTCAATCGGGCCAGTACGGGGCTGCTCGACATCGTGCAGCGCGCGTCGATCGCCCGCTACGGGGCGGGTGTCGGAGAGCATCACGACGTGTCGCGTGCCCAGGTCGAGCGCAACGCGCTGGACCTGGCGTTGATCGATCTGGACGGGGAGCGAAGCGCCATCGTGGCGATGATGAACGCGCTCCGGAACCGGAGCTCGGAGGAGCCGATCGCCGATCCCGCGCCCTCGAAGGGCGATGTGCCGGCGCTGCCCCCGCGTCGCGACCTCGAGGCCCTGGCGATCGCCCAGCGACCCGAGCTCAAACGGATGCGAGCGATGCTGCGCGAGGAAAACGCGATGGCGTCACTGGCGCGGCGCGAACGTTATCCCGACGTCATGACCTCGGTCTGGTACAACCAGGTGCTCGGTGCACCCGACAGCGCGGGCATGATGCTCGGCGCGACCCTGCCCGTGTTCGGCGTGCGGAGGCAGAACCGCCTGGCTGGCGCGGCGGATCTCCGAAGCCAGAGCGTGGACCGCGACGTGGAAGCCATGCGCGCGATGATCCGCTTCGAGGTCGCAGACGCTTCCCGCAAGGTCAATACGGCCGGAAAGACCCTGGTGTTCTTGCGCGATGTCGCACAGAAGCGTGCCGAGGACAGCTTTCAGTCTGCGATCGCGGGCTACTCGGCAGGAACGCTCGCCATCGTCGGCGTGCTCGATGCCTGGCGATCGCTTCTGGCGGTCGAGCTGGCTCGTGCCGAGGCCACGGTGATGCAGAGCATGGCCTGGGCGGAGCTCGAGCGGGCCGTGGGAGCACGAGTGGGGGCAGGTGTCCGATGAAACGCGCGACGCGCTGCCTGGCTGCGATCTCCGCGCTGCTTCTCGCGTGGGGGTGCAAGGCGCCCCCTCATGGCGGCGAGCGCGCAGGAGCGTCCGCCGAGCCGCCGCCGAGAGCGGCACCTGCCGGGGGAGAGCACGCGGGGCATGCTGCCGGGCAGGACGCAGGCGCTGGCCCGCCCGCGGGGTATGCAGCCTTCACACTGTCGGCGGACAAGGCACGCGCCGTGGGGCTTCAGACCGCGCACGTCGAGCAGCGGGACTTCACGCGCGCCGTGCGCACGGTGGGAGCGCTGGTGCTCGACGAGACACGCACCTCCCACGTGCACTCCAAGGTGCGCGGCTGGATCGAGAGCGTGAGCGCAGATTTTGTAGGCAAACGTGTTCGCCGGGGAGCACCGCTCTGCAGCATCTACAGCCAAGAGGTCTACGCAGCAGAGCTCGAATTCCTGTCCGTGCTCGAGCAGAGCACGCCTCGCGCCCCGCTCGCGGGGGCGTTCGCAGATGCCGAGCGAAGGGCCCAGAGCCAGCTGCTCGGCGCCGCCCGGCGCCGCCTTCAGCTCTGGGACGTGCCGAAGGCCGAGCTCGAACGCCTGGAGCGCAGTCGCGAGGCGCGTCGGACCTTCACCCTGGCAGCGCCCCGCGCGGGAGTGATCCTGGCCAAGCAGTCGCTCGCCGGAATGTTCATCGAGCCCTCGGTCGAGCTCTACGTGATCTCTGACGTCGACAAGCTCTGGGTGCTCGCCGACATCTACGATACGGACGTTCCCTTCGTCCGCCTCGGTGAAGCGGCGAAGCTCACGTTCGGCGGCTCGGCGGAGGAACGCAAAGCCACGGTGGCGTTCATTCCGCCCACCATCGAAGAACGAACGCGCACGTTGAAGGTGCGTTTCGAGGTCGACAACAAGGACGGGCGGCTCAGGCCCGGCGCGTTCGCCACGGTCGAGATGAACCTGCCCATGGGGCGCTCGCTCGCGGTGCCCGAAAATGCGGTGATCCACGCCGGCACGAGGAAGCTCGCCTTCGTCGTCACGGGCGACCGGGTCGAACCGCGCGAAATCGTGCTCGGTCCCGTCGTCGGTGGCTTCTACCGCGTGGAGCGTGGCCTCTCCGAGCACGACCAGGTCGCGGTCAACGCGCAGTTCTTGATCGACTCCGAGAGCCGCCTGCGCGCAACGAGCAGCCCAGGGGGCGGTCATGCCGGGCACTGACGAGGCCCGGGAGCCCGCAAAGACCGAGAGCCGCGAGACCCTCGTACAGCGCATCATCTCGTTCTCTGGCAAGAACCGCTTCATCGTCTACGTGCTCGCCGGAGTGCTCACGCTCGCAGGCGTGTTCGGGGCGCAGCAAACACCGCTCGATGCCCTGCCGGATCTCTCGGACACGCAAGTCATCGTGGCCACCGAATGGATGGGTCGAAATCCGACGCTGATCGAGGACCAGGTCACTTACCCCATCGCGACCACGTTTCTCGGGGCGCCACGGGTCAAGACCGTGCGCGGGTTCACGATGTTCGGGATGTCGTTCGTGTACGTGATCTTCGAGGACGGCACTGACCTCTACTGGGCGCGCTCTCGTGTCGTCGAGTACCTGTCCAAGGTGCGCGAGAAGCTGCCGGCGGGGGCTTCGCCTCAGATTGGACCGGACGCCACGGGTGTCGGCTGGGTTTACCAGTACGCCCTGGTCGACAGGACGGGCAAGCACAACCTGCAGGAGCTTCGCGCGCTCCAGGACTGGACCCTTCGCTACAAGTTGCAGGGGGTCGAGGGTGTCGCGGAGGTTGCGAGCGTCGGTGGCTTCGAGAAGGAATACCTGATCGAGATCGACCCAGTTCGGATGAAGGGCTTCGGCTTGTCCGTCGGACAGGTCGCCGGCGCGGTGCGCGGCGCGAACGCCGAGGTCGGGGGGCGCGTGGTCGAGCTCGCGCAGCACGAGTACGCCGTGCGCGGCCGTGGCTACGTGAAGGACAAGCGAGATCTGGAGCTCGCGGTGGTGTCGACCGACAGTCAAGGCACTCCAGTCCGCATCGGCGACGTCGCCACCGTGTCCGTCGGGGGCAACATCCGCCGCGGCGTGGTCGAGCTGGATGGGCAAGGCGAAGTCGTGGGTGGGATCATCGTGATGCGCTCGGGCGAAAACGCGCTGAACGTGATCGACGGTGTGAAGGCCAAGCTCGCCGAGCTAAAGCCCTCGCTGCCCGAGGGTGTGGAAGTGGTGCCGGTCTACGATCGCAGCGTCTTGATCCGGGACTCCGTGACGACACTCGGCTCGAACCTGGTCTTGATCCTCGGCGTCGTCATGCTCGTGATCGGGCTGTTCCTGTTTCATCTGCGCTCTGCGCTGGTCAGCGCGATCGTGTTGCCGGTCGCCACCGTGGCGTCATTCGGCGCTTTCTATCTGTTACGCGTGAGCATCAACATCATGTCCCTGGCGGGCGTCATCCTCGCGCTCGGCGACATGGTCGACTCCGCGGTCGTGCTGGTCGAGAACGCGCACAAGAGAATCGAACAAGCGGAGCGTTCTGGCAGCGGAGAGTCACGTGCGTCCATCGTGCTCGGTGCTGCGCGCGAGCTCGGCGGGCAGATGTTCGGCGCGCTTTTGGTCTTGACCATCGCGTTCTTGCCGGTCTTCGCGCTGGAGGGGGAGGAGGGCAGGTTGTTCCGACCGCTGGCCCTGGCCAAGACGTTCTCGATGGCGTTCGCGGCGGTGTTCGCCATCACGCTGGTACCCGCGCTGATGGTCACGTTCCTGAAGGGACGCATCCGTCCCGAGGCAAAAAACCCTATCAATCGCCTGTGTATCGCGGCCTACAGCCGGCGCTCTTTCCGGGTCTGTCTGCGCTTTCGCTGGCTGGTGATCGCCGGCGCGGCGGGGCTGGCTGTCGCGACCTACGTTCCGTTCTCTCGCCTCGGATCGGAGTTCATGCCGCCGCTCTACGAGGGCGATCTCCTGTACATGCCGATCAGCGTGCCAGGCATGCCGATCCAGGAGGCCAAGCGGCTGCTCGAGTGGCAAGACACGCAGATACGCCAGGTGCCGGAGGTCGAACGGGTCTTCGGCAAGGCGGGGCGCGCCGAGAGCTCGCTGGATCCGGCACCACTTTCGATGCTCGAGACCATCGTGCACCTGAAGCCGCGCAAGCAGTGGCGCAAAGGCATGACCACGGAGGCCATCGTCAGCGAGCTCGAACGGAAGGTCGCGCTGCCGGGTCTCCAGGGGGCGTGGACCATGCCGATCAAAGCGCGCATCGACATGCTGTCGACCGGCATCCGAACGCCGATTGGCATCAAGGTCTTCGGTCCCGATCTCGAGCAGATCAGCAAGATCAACGATCAACTGGAGAGCGCTCTCAGCCGTGTTCCGGGCACGCGGAGCGTCTACGCGGAACGTGAGCTCGGCGGGTTTTTCCTCGACTTCACTCCTGATCGCGAGGCGATTGCCCGCTACGGCCTGTCGGTGCGCGACGTGCTCGACGTCGTGGAGAGCTCCATTGGCGGGATGGACGTCGACACCACCTACGAGGGGGCGTGAACGCTATCGCGTCAACGTTCGCTACCCGCGCGAGCTCCGCGACAACGTGGAGGAGCTCAGGAAGGTGCTGGTGCCGATCCCGAGCTTGGTCGCGCGACGCCTGCCTAGCGGTGGATCGGCGAGTGCCCCGGGCGCCCCTTCGATGGCTTCGGGCGGGATGGGAACCACTTCGGCCGGAGCCGGCATGTCCGGCGGCGGGAGTCTCGGGGCAGTGCTCCCGCCCGGCGCGGCGCCCGCTTCGCCAGGCGCTCAGATGCCGTCCGGGAGCGGCGCGACTGTCTCGGGCGCTTCCGATGCACAGCCCGCGTTCGTTCCCCTTGGCCAGCTGGGCCGGCTCGAGACCGTGATGGGCGCGCCGATGATCAAGAGCGAGATGGGCTCGCTCACCGGCTGGGTCTACGTGGACATCGAAGGTCGTGACGTCGGCGGATACGTGCGAGCCGCAAAGACCGTCGTCGCTCGCGATGTGAAGCTGCCTGCGGGCTACACACTCAAGTGGACGGGCCAGTACGAGCTCCTGGAGCGGATCCAGAAGCGATTGGCCTGGATCCTCCCGCTGACCATTCTCCTCGTCTTCTCGGTTCTGTACCTGAGCTTCCGCGGGCTCGGTCAGACCTTGATAGTGATGCTCGGGGTTCCGTTCGCGGCGGTCGGGGCGATCTGGCTCCTGTACGCCGTGAAGTTCAACACCTCGATCGCGGTCTGGGTCGGCATGATAGCGCTCTTGGGCGTCGCCGCTGAGA
It encodes the following:
- a CDS encoding TolC family protein, encoding MDDPERLPGPPASEIDLSSSERLALSRSLDLALARQRFTAAAKRANLARVEGLLPEVRAGVAAEKEINESRWGVGPAVGLELPLFYQGQGEVAAARAEMRRQARLHDVTAIQVRSAARTTAATLSVARERVRFYETVLLPLRERVVAETQLQYNAMNAGVFQLIAAKRDQVETGRAYVEALRDYWLTRAEHEQLSLHASASRNDEKREARCRPSSVLAGHLGAVRHGVLPAPGVSALGCGLAGRSRRRRQGLEPRAAIAPRRRSRSRPWLLQRKGTGASVH
- a CDS encoding TolC family protein, yielding MPTDLYDASSDAPRRRLPLALFLCAERAFAAPSPMDVFVAEVVRNNPSLSARALTRAAVVREASAAGLWPDPIGAVMLDNVPEREGGGMPMIRYQVSQMVPWPGKLGLMRDAVTRRADRAQADTEARRLELVLDASRAYLMLALNARRRGVNRASTGLLDIVQRASIARYGAGVGEHHDVSRAQVERNALDLALIDLDGERSAIVAMMNALRNRSSEEPIADPAPSKGDVPALPPRRDLEALAIAQRPELKRMRAMLREENAMASLARRERYPDVMTSVWYNQVLGAPDSAGMMLGATLPVFGVRRQNRLAGAADLRSQSVDRDVEAMRAMIRFEVADASRKVNTAGKTLVFLRDVAQKRAEDSFQSAIAGYSAGTLAIVGVLDAWRSLLAVELARAEATVMQSMAWAELERAVGARVGAGVR
- a CDS encoding efflux RND transporter periplasmic adaptor subunit, translating into MKRATRCLAAISALLLAWGCKAPPHGGERAGASAEPPPRAAPAGGEHAGHAAGQDAGAGPPAGYAAFTLSADKARAVGLQTAHVEQRDFTRAVRTVGALVLDETRTSHVHSKVRGWIESVSADFVGKRVRRGAPLCSIYSQEVYAAELEFLSVLEQSTPRAPLAGAFADAERRAQSQLLGAARRRLQLWDVPKAELERLERSREARRTFTLAAPRAGVILAKQSLAGMFIEPSVELYVISDVDKLWVLADIYDTDVPFVRLGEAAKLTFGGSAEERKATVAFIPPTIEERTRTLKVRFEVDNKDGRLRPGAFATVEMNLPMGRSLAVPENAVIHAGTRKLAFVVTGDRVEPREIVLGPVVGGFYRVERGLSEHDQVAVNAQFLIDSESRLRATSSPGGGHAGH